In Candidatus Dormiibacterota bacterium, the genomic stretch CCTCGACGGCGAGACCGGCAGCGTCCGGGTGGCGAGCTACTTCGGCCAGGACGCGATCGCCGGCTACGCGCCGGTGAAGTCGTTGGGCTGGGTGGTGGTGGCCACCCAGGATGCGGGCGTCGCGCTGCGGCCCGCAGCCGACCTGACCCGCCTCGCGGTCGTCCTTGCGGTGGTCGCGGTCGCCCTGCTCGCCGCCGTCGCCGTCCTCTTCGCGCGGCGCACCGCCAGGCCGATCCGCGCGCTCGCGGACGCGGCGTCCCGGGTGGCGGCCGACGACCTCACCGTGCACGTCGAGCCGTCGGGGCCGAACGAGCTGGTGGACCTCGCCGAGAGCTTCAACCACATGGTGGCGACCCGCCGCCACGTCGTCGAGCTGCACTCGCGGACCTCGCAGGAGCTCGCCTCCTCGTCCGCCGAGCAGGCCGCCGCCGCCACCCAGACCTCGGCGAGCGTCGAGGAGCTGACCCGCAGCTCGGGCTCGGTCGCCGACACCGTGGAGCGGGTCGCCGCCCAGGCGGAGCAGACCCGGCAGAGCCTCGAGCATGCCCGCGAGGACATCCTGCTCTCGAGCGAGCGGACCGTCACCCTCGCCACCCGCGTGCACGAGGTGACCACCATCCTGACGCTGATCAACGACTTCGCCGACCAGACCAACCTGCTCGCCGTCAACGCCGCCATCGAGGCCGCCCGCGCCGGCGACGCCGGGCGCGGCTTCGCGGTGGTCGCCGACGAGGTGCGCCGGCTCGCCGAGCGCTCCAAGGCCTCTGCGGCGGAGATCGGGCGGATCATCGACGGCGCCCAGACCGAGACCAACGCCACCGTGATGGCGATGGAGAAGGGGGCCAAGCAGATGGTCTCCGGCCTCGCCCTCATGGAGGAGGTGGTGGAGAGCTGCGACCGGGTGAGGCTGACCAGCCAGCAGCAGCGCAGCGCCACCGAGCAGGTGATGGCGGCGATGCAGCAGGTGACCGCGGGCTGCCGCCAGGTGTCGGCCACCGCCGAGGAGATCGCGGTGAGCAGTCGGGGCGCGGCCACCGGCCGCTAACCGGCGGCGGCGGCCGCCGTCCGCCGGCCGCTGGTGCGACGGTCCTTCAGGCGGAGGAAGGGCGCCTCCAGGTAGCGGTACGACCCCCATGCGACCACCAGCGTGAGCACGACGGTGAGCAGCAGGGCGGCGGGTCCGGAACCGTGGCGAATCTGGACGAAGGCCTCGTACAGCGGGACGTGGTAGAGGTAGACGCCGTAGGAGCGGCGACCCACCGCCACCAGCGGCCGCCAGGAGAGCGCGCGGCTCAGCGCCGGCCAGGACCCGCTGACCAGGGTGGCGAGCACGGCCGCGGCGGCGATCGCGCTCAGGGTGTAGCCCAGGCCGCTCATCGTCGAGGTGCCGAGGCGCGCTCCGATTCCGACGACACACCCGATCCCGGCCATCCCCGCCGCCCGGACCAGCCACCGCGGGATGCGCTCGAACATCCCCTCGGAGACGAGCACGGCGAGGGCGCAGCCGACGAGCAGCGTGTCGGCGCGGGTGTCGGTGCGGAGCTGGACGATTCCGCCGGTGGTCAGGCGGTGGGCGACCACCAGCACGGCGCCGCCCACCGTGCCCGCCAGCAGGGCGCGGCGCCCACCGAGTGCGAGGAGGGCGCAGAGGAGCAGCGGCCAGACCAGGTAGAACTGCTCCTCGATCGAGAGCGACCAGGTGTGGCCGAGCATCCCCCCGAGCTCGTGGGTGACGATCATCCAGTTGCCCACGTAGAGGGCGGAGAAGACCGCCTCCTGGTTGGTGCTGGGCCCGAGCTCCGGCCGCAGGAGCGCCGCGAGCCAGACCGCCATCACGATGCAGGCGCCGAGTGCGGGGAGGAGCCTCAGCGCTCGGCGGAGGTAGAAGCGACCCAGCGACACCGCACCGGTGCGGCCGTGCTCGTGGAGCAGGATGGAGGTGATGAGGTAGCCGCTGAGGACGAAGAAGACGTCGACCCCCACCCATCCGCCGGGGAGTGCGTGCTCCCAGGTGTGGAAGGAGATCACCGCCAGCACCGCGAGCGCGCGCACGCCGTCGAGGGCGGGGAGATGGGTTCGCGGCGGCGGGGTCACGGTGGGAGTTTCGGCGGCTCGCCGGTGGCGTGCCGGGCCCGCAACCGACTCGCAACCGCGGCGGCACGGCGCGTCGCCCCCGCCCATGGGACAGTCGCAGCTCATGGGAGCCGGCCGCCGATCGCGTTCGCGGAACATCGACGCCCTGCGGGCGGTCGCGGCGCTCATGGTGGTCTGCGCTCACGCCAACTACCTCAACGACGCGACCCGCGCGCCGTCGGCGGAGTGGCGGCACTACCTGTGGTCGGGCGTGAACCTGTTCTTCGTCCTCAGCGGATACCTGATCGCCCGGCCGTTCGTGGCCGCACTCCTCGAGCGCAGCCCACTCCCCCGGACCGGGGCGTTCGCGATCCGCCGGGCGTTTCGGATCCTCCCCGCCTACTGGCTGGTGCTGCTCGCCGTG encodes the following:
- a CDS encoding methyl-accepting chemotaxis protein — its product is MEAHHVSLPPPVRRLSGRLSVRLVAGLLGVSIPVMAVLTAVLTHSASTSLEDAGAAASRAAATASAERVDDWIHDLQANLGAIGLVVGAHLSDGTLTPELARATALYDDFDRFAVLDTAGHLRASVPADSPITVSGREPWFQAALAGPTVTDIMRAGDALGWYVASPVKDAANTTVGVVVGDLKERALDGLIAGRSAGGNVQVRAFDRDHLLVFNSGHPGAGDDATLLGQAGYLTTRLDDPALTRGLDGETGSVRVASYFGQDAIAGYAPVKSLGWVVVATQDAGVALRPAADLTRLAVVLAVVAVALLAAVAVLFARRTARPIRALADAASRVAADDLTVHVEPSGPNELVDLAESFNHMVATRRHVVELHSRTSQELASSSAEQAAAATQTSASVEELTRSSGSVADTVERVAAQAEQTRQSLEHAREDILLSSERTVTLATRVHEVTTILTLINDFADQTNLLAVNAAIEAARAGDAGRGFAVVADEVRRLAERSKASAAEIGRIIDGAQTETNATVMAMEKGAKQMVSGLALMEEVVESCDRVRLTSQQQRSATEQVMAAMQQVTAGCRQVSATAEEIAVSSRGAATGR
- a CDS encoding acyltransferase, whose amino-acid sequence is MTPPPRTHLPALDGVRALAVLAVISFHTWEHALPGGWVGVDVFFVLSGYLITSILLHEHGRTGAVSLGRFYLRRALRLLPALGACIVMAVWLAALLRPELGPSTNQEAVFSALYVGNWMIVTHELGGMLGHTWSLSIEEQFYLVWPLLLCALLALGGRRALLAGTVGGAVLVVAHRLTTGGIVQLRTDTRADTLLVGCALAVLVSEGMFERIPRWLVRAAGMAGIGCVVGIGARLGTSTMSGLGYTLSAIAAAAVLATLVSGSWPALSRALSWRPLVAVGRRSYGVYLYHVPLYEAFVQIRHGSGPAALLLTVVLTLVVAWGSYRYLEAPFLRLKDRRTSGRRTAAAAAG